One window from the genome of bacterium encodes:
- a CDS encoding MmgE/PrpD family protein yields MPTQDPQHGPTAVLTAYATQFTFADLPAAAVAEAKTVVLDTLGALLLGSAPQYTASWLTGELGRRAGGMPECTVIGRDFKTSCESAALANGTMGYAADIEGASVSRQHVPAVLVPVALAVGERERSDGKAFLAALAVGYEIASRAGEACRTAHSYPHSFHPSAVFGYFGAAAVAGHLLRLDRPKFANALGIAGSNASGLMTWVDDPTENSRPLVIGMAARGGVTAALLAQMGFGGPPAILDGGKYSIYDAYAGEMHLDRLTEGLGETLWITQHYGYKRHPCCGDIHTGVDALLAILDEHRITADDVAAVVHRVKADRAPVIDDNPLKSHCAQYIMAVAAVRGKIESADILEDRRADPRIKSLSKRVRLVGDAAMDAWPAHAPAVVEVTTRDGRTLTARVDEAKGRRQNPMTKAELEQKFMDLATTRISRSNATRLMELVYRLDRVADVGEIAALLQVHAR; encoded by the coding sequence ATGCCGACGCAGGATCCGCAGCACGGGCCCACCGCGGTGCTGACCGCATACGCCACGCAGTTCACGTTCGCCGATCTTCCCGCCGCCGCGGTCGCGGAGGCGAAGACGGTCGTGCTCGATACGCTCGGGGCGCTGCTGCTGGGATCGGCGCCGCAGTACACCGCGTCGTGGCTCACCGGCGAGCTCGGGCGGCGCGCCGGCGGCATGCCCGAGTGCACGGTGATCGGCCGCGACTTCAAGACGTCGTGCGAAAGCGCGGCGCTCGCGAACGGGACCATGGGCTACGCCGCCGACATCGAGGGGGCGAGCGTCTCGAGGCAGCACGTGCCGGCCGTCCTCGTCCCGGTGGCGCTCGCCGTCGGGGAGCGCGAGCGGTCGGACGGCAAGGCGTTCCTCGCGGCGCTCGCGGTGGGCTACGAGATCGCGAGCCGCGCGGGTGAAGCGTGCCGGACCGCGCACTCGTACCCGCATTCGTTCCATCCCTCCGCGGTCTTCGGCTACTTCGGCGCCGCGGCCGTCGCGGGGCATCTCTTGCGCCTCGACCGGCCGAAGTTCGCGAACGCCCTCGGCATCGCCGGCAGCAACGCCTCGGGCCTGATGACCTGGGTGGACGATCCGACCGAGAACTCGCGTCCGCTGGTCATCGGGATGGCGGCGCGCGGCGGGGTCACCGCGGCGCTGCTCGCGCAGATGGGATTCGGCGGGCCGCCGGCGATCCTCGACGGCGGCAAGTACAGCATCTACGACGCGTACGCGGGCGAGATGCATCTCGACCGGCTGACCGAGGGGCTCGGCGAGACGCTGTGGATCACCCAGCACTACGGGTACAAGCGGCATCCCTGCTGCGGGGACATCCATACGGGCGTGGACGCGCTGCTTGCGATCCTCGACGAGCACCGGATCACCGCGGACGACGTCGCCGCGGTCGTCCACCGGGTCAAGGCGGACCGCGCGCCCGTGATCGACGACAATCCGTTGAAGTCCCACTGCGCGCAGTACATCATGGCGGTGGCGGCCGTCCGCGGGAAGATCGAATCGGCCGACATTCTGGAGGACCGCCGTGCCGATCCCCGGATCAAGTCGCTGTCCAAACGGGTGCGCCTCGTGGGCGACGCCGCCATGGACGCGTGGCCGGCGCACGCGCCCGCGGTCGTCGAGGTCACGACGCGGGACGGGCGGACGCTCACGGCGCGCGTGGACGAGGCCAAGGGCCGCCGCCAGAACCCGATGACGAAGGCCGAGCTGGAGCAGAAGTTCATGGATCTCGCGACGACCCGCATCTCCCGGAGCAACGCGACGCGCCTGATGGAGCTGGTGTACCGTCTCGACCGCGTCGCGGACGTCGGCGAGATCGCGGCCCTCTTACAGGTCCACGCGCGATGA
- a CDS encoding M20/M25/M40 family metallo-hydrolase gives MTANALHEYVEGHRDRYVETLRTFCRIPSVSNQAVPEAVGFLTGLLRGLGADVVLRETAGAPPLIVGTIPGASARTLLLYNHYDVVPAEPLDAWTSPPFAAEIVDGRLVARGASDNKGELAARLCAVDAWRAVHGTPPLTIKFVIDGEEELGSPHLRELVLANRDLLRADGALGEGGGRDDLGRPTISLGCRGRILFEMERTGARQTFHSSLTSVVPNPAWEIVWAFTSMKGPDERVTIAGFYDDAVRPSEAEVKLLDDLRFDDEGLKRRLGLSKLTLDVRDRDAIRRLLFEPTLEVSGLGAGRTFDGSRGMPRRAVGVVRFGLVPNQDPAKMEGILRRHLDAHGFTGITLRPLSERYPGKVPLEHPMVAAIIRTGRDFYRTSPAIYPVAPWIGAPYHELADPLGIPLINAGMGSAESQFHAPDEGIKVDDYCAGVEFTARLIGELAGAI, from the coding sequence GTGACGGCGAACGCGCTGCACGAGTACGTCGAGGGTCACCGGGACCGCTACGTGGAGACGCTGCGGACCTTCTGCCGCATCCCGAGCGTCTCCAACCAGGCCGTGCCGGAGGCGGTGGGGTTCCTGACCGGGCTGCTGCGCGGCCTCGGCGCGGACGTCGTCCTGCGCGAGACCGCGGGCGCGCCGCCCCTGATCGTCGGCACCATCCCCGGCGCGTCGGCGAGAACGCTGCTCCTCTACAACCACTACGACGTCGTGCCGGCGGAGCCGCTCGACGCCTGGACGTCGCCGCCGTTCGCCGCGGAGATCGTCGACGGGCGCCTCGTCGCGCGGGGCGCGAGCGACAACAAGGGCGAGCTGGCCGCGCGGTTGTGCGCCGTCGACGCCTGGCGGGCGGTGCACGGGACCCCGCCGCTCACGATCAAGTTCGTGATCGACGGCGAGGAAGAGCTCGGCAGCCCGCACCTGCGCGAGCTGGTGCTGGCGAACCGTGACCTGCTGCGCGCGGACGGGGCGCTCGGCGAGGGCGGCGGCCGGGACGATCTGGGCCGGCCGACGATCAGCCTCGGCTGCCGGGGCCGCATCCTCTTCGAGATGGAGCGCACCGGCGCGCGGCAGACCTTTCACAGCAGCCTGACGTCCGTGGTGCCGAATCCGGCCTGGGAGATCGTGTGGGCGTTCACGAGCATGAAAGGGCCCGACGAGCGGGTGACGATCGCCGGGTTCTACGACGACGCCGTCCGGCCGTCGGAGGCGGAGGTGAAACTGCTGGACGACCTGCGCTTCGACGACGAGGGGCTCAAGCGGCGCCTCGGACTCTCGAAACTGACGCTCGACGTGCGCGACCGCGACGCGATCCGGCGTCTTTTGTTCGAGCCGACGCTCGAAGTTTCAGGGCTCGGCGCGGGGCGCACCTTCGACGGCAGCAGGGGCATGCCGCGGCGCGCGGTCGGTGTGGTGCGCTTCGGGCTCGTCCCCAACCAGGATCCGGCCAAGATGGAGGGGATCTTAAGACGGCACCTCGACGCCCACGGGTTCACCGGCATCACGCTGCGCCCGCTGAGCGAGCGGTATCCGGGCAAGGTGCCGCTCGAGCATCCGATGGTCGCGGCGATCATCCGGACCGGCCGGGACTTCTACCGGACGTCGCCGGCGATCTACCCGGTGGCGCCCTGGATCGGGGCGCCGTACCACGAGCTCGCGGACCCGCTCGGGATTCCGCTCATCAACGCCGGCATGGGCTCGGCCGAGTCGCAGTTTCACGCGCCCGACGAGGGCATCAAAGTCGACGACTACTGCGCGGGCGTCGAGTTCACGGCGCGCCTCATCGGCGAGCTGGCCGGCGCGATCTAA
- a CDS encoding MmgE/PrpD family protein: MSAAAGMTDRFARFVETFPYERIPADVVDRTKEILYDGLGALLSATSPRYDIGAVLRRFVQETGGTPEAQVFGTDLRTNCATAALVNGTFGYYCDIESHHAGAIMHAIAVVGPAALAVGERMHRSGKDVLAAIVVGIESACRVSYALGGAALYARGFHPTCVAGTFGSLAAAARLYGLEGPPLRHAFGLAGTETSGLLAWVSDDTEHSRPFNMGLASHHGVSAAHLASCGFGGPPAIFEGKYPLGHAFTGRWDEAALFDGLGTTFKVMEIAIKQYACCAFIHPGLDGLLDIQQTEGVRAADIRHITLRYPAGGYHVIDGNPLRSHCAQYVLALAAHKGVVDFEDILHDRRTDPGIRALSERVDVVGDKELDRTYPDLYRSIVEVETSRGRYSRDVSHPKGAPERPLPRDEVHRKFARLTEDVISARRRGEIGEMVGRFEEVADVADLARLLRRDG; the protein is encoded by the coding sequence ATGAGCGCAGCCGCCGGCATGACCGACCGCTTCGCCCGGTTCGTCGAGACGTTCCCGTACGAGCGCATCCCGGCGGACGTCGTGGACCGCACCAAGGAGATCCTCTACGACGGCCTCGGCGCGCTCCTGTCCGCGACGTCCCCGCGCTACGACATCGGCGCGGTGCTGCGGCGCTTCGTGCAGGAGACGGGGGGGACGCCGGAGGCCCAGGTCTTCGGCACCGATCTCCGCACCAACTGCGCCACCGCGGCGCTCGTCAACGGCACGTTCGGCTACTACTGCGACATCGAGAGCCACCACGCCGGCGCGATCATGCACGCGATCGCGGTCGTCGGACCGGCGGCGCTCGCCGTGGGCGAGCGCATGCACCGCTCGGGCAAGGACGTGCTGGCGGCGATCGTCGTCGGGATCGAGAGCGCCTGCCGGGTCAGCTACGCGCTCGGCGGCGCGGCGCTGTACGCGCGCGGGTTCCACCCGACCTGCGTCGCCGGAACGTTCGGGTCGCTGGCCGCCGCGGCGCGCCTGTACGGCCTCGAAGGGCCGCCGCTGCGCCACGCGTTCGGGCTCGCCGGCACGGAGACCTCGGGGCTCCTCGCCTGGGTGAGCGACGACACCGAACACTCCCGTCCGTTCAACATGGGCCTGGCGTCCCACCACGGGGTGTCCGCCGCGCACCTCGCCTCGTGCGGGTTCGGGGGCCCGCCGGCGATTTTCGAAGGCAAGTATCCGCTCGGGCACGCGTTCACCGGCCGGTGGGACGAGGCGGCGCTCTTCGACGGGCTGGGCACGACGTTCAAGGTGATGGAGATCGCGATCAAGCAGTACGCCTGCTGCGCGTTCATCCATCCGGGTCTCGATGGGCTGCTCGACATACAACAGACGGAGGGCGTGCGCGCCGCGGACATCCGCCACATCACGCTGCGCTATCCCGCCGGCGGCTACCACGTGATCGACGGAAACCCGCTGCGATCCCACTGCGCGCAGTACGTGCTGGCGCTCGCCGCGCACAAGGGGGTCGTCGATTTCGAAGATATCCTGCACGACCGCCGGACGGACCCGGGGATTCGGGCGCTGTCCGAGCGGGTCGACGTGGTCGGCGACAAAGAGCTCGACCGGACGTATCCTGATCTGTATCGTTCGATCGTCGAGGTCGAGACATCCCGCGGCCGCTACAGCCGCGACGTATCCCACCCTAAGGGCGCGCCCGAGCGGCCGCTGCCGCGCGACGAGGTGCACCGCAAGTTCGCGCGCCTCACCGAGGACGTGATCAGCGCGCGGCGCCGCGGCGAGATCGGTGAGATGGTCGGCAGGTTCGAAGAGGTCGCCGACGTCGCCGACCTCGCGCGCCTGCTCCGTCGCGATGGATGA
- a CDS encoding ABC transporter permease, producing the protein MLKFIGRRVLTTLPALLGVYTLVFVVLHVLPSDPALLISEGSASKSQLESLRHEYGLDRPLWRQYTDELGSLARGRLGRSIRYGEPVSRLIGQFLPPTLELALVGLGIAVALGVALGTLAALRPHGWVDNVSTIAALSGVSIPSFWLGLMLIFVFSLWLGWLPVTTGSGWQQLVMPAVTLGLYSTGVISRLARSSLVQTLHQEYVVTARAKGLPPRSVVLKHALRNSLIPVVTIVGVELGNLLSGTVVVETVFARPGLGRLIVESITYRDYPALQSTLLVAACGYVLANMLVDVSYCYLDPRIRDAGAYG; encoded by the coding sequence GTGTTGAAATTCATCGGCCGGCGCGTGCTGACGACGCTGCCGGCGCTGCTCGGCGTCTACACGCTCGTGTTCGTCGTGCTGCACGTGCTGCCGTCCGACCCGGCGCTCTTGATCTCCGAGGGCAGCGCGTCGAAGTCGCAATTGGAATCGCTGCGGCACGAATACGGCCTCGACCGGCCGCTCTGGCGCCAGTACACGGACGAACTCGGGTCGCTCGCGCGCGGCCGCCTCGGCCGCTCCATCCGCTACGGCGAGCCGGTGAGCCGCCTGATCGGCCAGTTTCTGCCGCCGACGCTCGAGCTCGCGCTGGTGGGGCTCGGCATCGCCGTCGCCCTCGGGGTCGCGCTCGGCACGCTGGCCGCGCTGCGGCCGCACGGCTGGGTCGACAATGTGAGCACGATCGCCGCGCTGTCCGGGGTGTCCATTCCGAGCTTCTGGCTCGGGCTCATGCTGATCTTCGTGTTCTCGCTCTGGCTCGGCTGGCTGCCGGTGACGACCGGATCGGGGTGGCAGCAGCTCGTGATGCCGGCGGTCACGCTCGGCCTCTATAGCACCGGCGTCATCAGCCGGCTCGCGCGCTCCAGCCTCGTGCAGACGCTGCATCAGGAGTATGTCGTGACGGCGCGGGCCAAGGGCCTGCCGCCCCGGTCGGTCGTCTTGAAGCACGCGCTGCGGAACTCGCTCATCCCCGTGGTGACGATCGTCGGCGTCGAGCTCGGCAACCTGCTGTCCGGGACCGTCGTCGTGGAGACGGTGTTCGCGCGTCCCGGGCTCGGCCGGCTGATCGTGGAGTCGATCACCTACCGCGATTACCCCGCGCTGCAGTCGACGCTCCTGGTCGCGGCCTGCGGCTACGTCCTCGCCAATATGCTGGTCGACGTCTCCTACTGCTACCTCGATCCGCGGATCCGGGACGCCGGGGCCTATGGCTGA
- a CDS encoding ABC transporter permease: protein MAEVLAAHAIPEPVPAPPRPPATSESRTAEVARRFWRNRKAALGAVLLGVMVGAALLSPLVSPYPPTRPSPEDIFSPPGPRHWMGTDEIGRDVFSRVLAGSRISLVAGLAASALTLTAGVVFGLLSGYRGGWIDTVIMRAVDVMLAVPTLLFALAIAAALGSALSNVVLAVGIASVPRFTRFVRGCVISARENVYVEAARAGGCSEARVAVRHILPNIYGPALILGTLNVGVAILTAATLSFLGMGAQPPTPEWGLILAQGRDYLQNAWWISTFPGVAIALTVLAVNLFGDGLHDALDPRLRL from the coding sequence ATGGCTGAGGTCCTCGCGGCACACGCGATCCCCGAGCCGGTGCCCGCGCCGCCGCGCCCGCCCGCGACGTCCGAGTCCCGCACCGCGGAGGTCGCACGGCGGTTCTGGCGCAACCGGAAGGCCGCGCTCGGGGCGGTGCTGCTCGGCGTGATGGTGGGCGCGGCGCTCCTCTCGCCGCTCGTGAGCCCGTATCCGCCGACGCGGCCGTCGCCGGAAGACATCTTCTCACCGCCCGGGCCGCGGCACTGGATGGGGACGGATGAGATCGGCCGCGATGTGTTCAGCCGGGTGCTGGCAGGGTCGCGCATCTCGCTGGTCGCGGGGCTCGCGGCGAGTGCCTTGACGTTGACGGCCGGGGTGGTGTTCGGGCTGCTGAGCGGCTACCGCGGCGGATGGATTGACACGGTCATCATGCGTGCCGTCGACGTCATGCTGGCGGTGCCGACGCTCCTGTTCGCGCTCGCCATCGCCGCGGCGCTCGGCTCGGCGCTGTCGAACGTCGTGTTGGCGGTGGGCATCGCGAGCGTGCCCCGGTTCACGCGGTTCGTGCGCGGCTGCGTCATCTCCGCGCGCGAGAACGTGTACGTGGAGGCGGCGCGGGCCGGCGGGTGCAGCGAGGCGCGGGTGGCGGTGCGGCACATCCTGCCGAACATCTACGGGCCGGCGCTGATCCTCGGCACGCTCAACGTCGGCGTGGCCATTCTCACCGCGGCGACGCTGAGCTTCCTCGGCATGGGCGCGCAGCCCCCCACCCCCGAGTGGGGTCTGATCTTGGCCCAGGGACGCGACTATCTCCAGAACGCATGGTGGATCAGCACGTTCCCCGGCGTGGCGATCGCGCTGACGGTGCTCGCGGTCAACCTGTTCGGGGACGGGCTGCACGACGCGCTGGATCCGAGGCTGCGGCTGTGA
- a CDS encoding thiamine pyrophosphate-binding protein, whose amino-acid sequence MPKMTGWQAVVEALRSEGVRRVYGLPGDPTHLYDALYDAPEIAPILVRHEGSGAFMAMAEARLTNRVTVAHGSPGPGMTNLVSGMLEAYSACAPVIFIATGAPSRLTGMGAFQENDAVGIARPITKWNVRVERADRIPWTMRRAFSVAGTGKPGPVFVEIPSDVGTASVEMEPYRPSPRPLRCAADPEALTRAAEMIAAAERPVLVAGGGVVLSAAGAGLLALAEQEHLPVMTTFSGRGSISEEHPLAFGLVGLYRTRPGRDVFNGADLLITVGSRMEGFQSGDWKIFPDRARFLQIDIDPFEIGRNWVPDAAVIGDASVVLRQLRGALAESPGARRSRKAHADERVRDKDAFAREVDAECAAASSIPLKSKRIVHELNAVFGRDTILINENGGQDLWSYFHPYYRVLDAGDHVAMGEQTCMGAGITGAIGAKLARPGKKVVCVAGDGALFMMPQELSTAVQYKAPVTWIVLNTRSLGWPKWHQELHGRRYIATDFTAAPDIPALARAHGCAAEHVERPEEITPALRRALDANRAGTPAVVEFAVDTFDYYVGFKNFPNKEWTEEGLTPRT is encoded by the coding sequence ATGCCAAAGATGACCGGGTGGCAGGCCGTCGTGGAAGCGCTTCGGTCGGAGGGCGTCCGGCGCGTGTACGGACTGCCCGGCGATCCCACCCACCTGTACGACGCGCTCTACGACGCGCCTGAGATCGCGCCGATTCTGGTTCGGCACGAAGGCTCCGGCGCGTTCATGGCGATGGCCGAGGCACGCCTGACGAACCGCGTCACGGTCGCGCACGGCAGCCCCGGGCCCGGCATGACCAATCTCGTCTCCGGGATGCTCGAGGCCTACTCGGCGTGCGCCCCGGTCATCTTCATCGCGACCGGCGCCCCGAGCCGGTTGACCGGCATGGGGGCGTTTCAAGAGAACGACGCGGTCGGCATCGCCCGGCCGATCACCAAGTGGAACGTGCGGGTCGAGCGTGCGGACCGGATTCCGTGGACGATGCGGCGCGCGTTCTCGGTGGCGGGCACCGGCAAGCCCGGGCCGGTGTTCGTGGAGATCCCGTCCGACGTCGGCACCGCGTCGGTCGAGATGGAACCCTACCGGCCGTCGCCCAGGCCGCTTCGCTGCGCCGCGGACCCGGAGGCCTTGACGCGGGCGGCCGAGATGATCGCCGCCGCGGAGCGTCCGGTGCTCGTGGCGGGCGGCGGGGTCGTGCTCTCGGCCGCGGGCGCCGGCCTCCTGGCGCTGGCGGAGCAGGAGCATCTCCCGGTGATGACCACGTTCTCAGGCCGCGGCTCGATTTCCGAGGAACATCCGCTCGCGTTCGGCCTCGTCGGACTCTACCGGACCCGTCCCGGCAGGGACGTGTTCAACGGCGCGGATCTGTTGATCACCGTCGGGTCCCGCATGGAAGGCTTCCAGTCCGGCGATTGGAAGATCTTCCCCGACCGCGCCCGTTTTCTGCAGATCGACATCGACCCGTTCGAGATCGGCCGCAACTGGGTGCCCGACGCGGCGGTGATCGGCGACGCGTCGGTGGTCCTCCGGCAGCTGCGCGGGGCGCTGGCGGAGTCTCCCGGGGCGCGCCGGAGCCGTAAGGCGCACGCCGACGAGCGCGTGCGCGACAAAGACGCCTTCGCGCGCGAGGTCGACGCGGAGTGCGCGGCGGCGAGCTCGATCCCGCTCAAGTCGAAGCGCATCGTGCACGAGCTGAACGCGGTCTTCGGGCGCGATACGATCCTCATCAACGAGAACGGCGGCCAGGACTTGTGGAGCTACTTCCACCCCTACTACCGGGTGCTCGACGCCGGCGACCACGTGGCGATGGGCGAGCAGACGTGCATGGGCGCCGGCATCACCGGCGCGATCGGCGCCAAGCTGGCGCGGCCCGGGAAGAAGGTCGTCTGCGTCGCCGGCGACGGGGCGCTGTTCATGATGCCCCAAGAGCTCTCGACCGCGGTGCAGTACAAGGCGCCGGTGACGTGGATCGTGCTCAACACGCGCAGCCTCGGCTGGCCGAAGTGGCACCAGGAGCTGCACGGACGGCGCTACATCGCCACGGACTTCACCGCGGCGCCCGACATCCCGGCGCTCGCGCGGGCGCACGGCTGCGCCGCCGAGCACGTCGAGCGGCCCGAGGAGATCACGCCGGCGCTGCGGCGGGCGCTGGACGCCAATCGCGCCGGCACGCCGGCGGTGGTCGAGTTTGCCGTCGACACGTTCGACTACTACGTCGGGTTCAAGAACTTCCCGAACAAGGAATGGACGGAGGAGGGCCTTACTCCCCGAACTTGA
- a CDS encoding MmgE/PrpD family protein, translated as MTGVTERLAAYAGGLRYEDLPAGVVARVKDLVLDTLGTLLGGARYPAGRLVTRYTEGLGESGPCTVAGSALRVSPVAAAFANATMSHCLEQDDNYNPANAHVANVVLPAALAIGEADHAGGRELIASLVAAYDVEGRVGIALDPVRLYARSFHPSSIDGNFGAAAAAGRMLRLQPAAMVDAFGLAGCQASGLLAWVTEASQLSKAFQIGIASRNGVTAAQLAHLGFTGPPHILEGKHNLFRAFSGLEDDQAAVLTDGLGERFELMRTSLKKYAACRQIHAPLDGLFTIMREHGVAADDIAEVHTRVATSMADIIDNNELPSHNAQYVLAVAAYDGRVAVDQLDGRRLEDPRIAALSARVRVSGSDELEQRFPEQWSGITTVRTNDGREFTETVYYPTGDPENALSAADLKAKFRTLSRGVVPDGRLDEIETLVAGLDSLDDCAALARCLAAGR; from the coding sequence ATGACCGGCGTGACCGAACGGCTCGCGGCATACGCGGGCGGGCTCCGCTACGAGGACCTGCCGGCGGGCGTCGTGGCGCGGGTGAAGGATCTGGTCCTGGACACGCTCGGCACCCTGCTCGGCGGCGCGCGGTACCCGGCCGGCCGGCTCGTCACGCGCTACACGGAAGGGCTCGGCGAGTCCGGCCCGTGCACGGTCGCCGGCTCGGCGCTGCGCGTCTCGCCCGTCGCGGCCGCGTTTGCGAACGCGACGATGTCGCACTGTCTCGAACAGGACGACAACTACAATCCGGCCAACGCCCACGTGGCCAACGTCGTGCTGCCCGCCGCGCTCGCGATCGGCGAGGCGGACCACGCGGGCGGGCGCGAGTTGATCGCATCACTCGTCGCCGCCTACGACGTGGAGGGCCGGGTGGGGATCGCGCTCGATCCCGTCCGCCTGTACGCCCGGTCGTTTCACCCGTCGTCGATCGACGGCAACTTCGGGGCCGCGGCCGCGGCCGGCCGCATGCTGCGCCTTCAGCCCGCGGCGATGGTGGACGCGTTCGGGCTGGCGGGGTGCCAGGCGTCGGGCCTGCTCGCCTGGGTGACCGAAGCGTCGCAGCTCAGCAAGGCGTTCCAGATCGGGATCGCCTCTCGGAACGGAGTGACGGCGGCCCAACTTGCCCACCTGGGATTCACCGGGCCGCCGCACATCCTCGAAGGCAAGCACAACCTGTTCCGCGCCTTCAGCGGTCTCGAGGACGATCAGGCCGCCGTACTGACCGACGGGCTCGGGGAGCGGTTCGAGCTCATGCGCACGAGCCTGAAGAAATACGCGGCGTGCCGGCAGATTCACGCGCCCCTCGACGGCCTGTTCACGATCATGCGCGAGCACGGCGTGGCCGCGGACGACATCGCCGAGGTCCACACGCGGGTCGCGACGTCGATGGCGGACATCATCGACAACAACGAGCTGCCGTCGCATAATGCGCAGTACGTACTCGCCGTCGCGGCGTACGACGGGCGGGTGGCGGTCGACCAGCTCGACGGCCGCCGCCTGGAGGATCCGCGCATCGCCGCGCTGTCCGCGCGCGTCCGGGTCAGCGGCAGCGACGAGCTGGAGCAGCGGTTCCCCGAGCAGTGGTCCGGGATCACGACGGTCCGGACGAACGACGGCCGCGAGTTCACGGAAACGGTCTACTATCCGACGGGCGATCCGGAAAACGCGCTCAGCGCCGCCGATCTGAAGGCGAAGTTCCGCACGCTGTCGCGCGGGGTCGTGCCGGACGGGCGGCTCGACGAGATCGAGACGCTCGTCGCCGGACTCGACTCGCTGGACGACTGCGCCGCGCTGGCGCGGTGCCTGGCGGCCGGGCGCTGA
- a CDS encoding VOC family protein, giving the protein MVVFDHVAIAVRRILDAEPFLQDLLGATPGESGAGNRFTFQQYVLPGGVVELLEPKGDDSFLLRFLRDHGEGLHHITFKVTGLRAWAAKLRAAGYRVVGENYDNPAWRELFVHPKSGHGVLVQFAETLETQDR; this is encoded by the coding sequence ATGGTGGTTTTCGATCACGTGGCCATAGCGGTTCGCCGCATCCTGGACGCGGAGCCGTTCTTACAGGATCTTCTCGGCGCCACTCCCGGCGAGAGCGGAGCCGGGAACAGGTTCACGTTCCAGCAGTATGTGCTGCCGGGCGGCGTTGTCGAGCTGCTGGAGCCGAAGGGGGACGACAGTTTTCTCCTGCGGTTCCTGCGCGACCACGGCGAGGGTCTGCACCACATCACGTTCAAGGTCACGGGGCTGCGCGCGTGGGCGGCGAAGCTGCGCGCCGCCGGATACCGCGTGGTGGGCGAAAACTACGACAACCCGGCGTGGCGGGAGCTCTTCGTTCACCCGAAGAGCGGGCACGGCGTGCTCGTTCAATTCGCGGAGACGCTGGAGACGCAGGACAGGTAG